One Ignavibacteriota bacterium DNA segment encodes these proteins:
- the nusA gene encoding transcription termination/antitermination protein NusA: MNSEIVESFAQMVREKGIDKDILAGIVEDVFSMMVRKKYGQEAKFDVVVNMDKGDIEIFLEREVVETVENSATQIDRETAKELSGEDLDVGEDYVEVIPLVSFGRRLVVSAKQNLNQRIKEIERELMFNEYNNTVGDIIVGEIYQIRRNEILINHNRNELILPKAEQIFKERYKKGDTIRAAVKEVRKNNGNPAVIVSRADPMFLSKLFEMEIPEIYDGIIEIKRIAREPGERAKVAVESHDDRIDAVGACVGMKGVRIHTIVRELNNENIDVINYAEVPELFIARALAPAKLKGVEVDKDAQTANVLVASDQVSLAIGRNGQNIRLASKLTGYEINLIKEGGDEDDYDIELVDFKPELGAELYDKLINAGLETAKDVLNATMDSLLAIEGLDEARIKEIRDMIRRDLEEAEVEDEEEQVEPGKPIATATPDDVPPGGVSAPRTAPAAGATDQAQPAPGDGGKNS; this comes from the coding sequence ATGAATTCGGAGATCGTCGAATCATTCGCGCAGATGGTCCGCGAGAAGGGGATCGACAAGGATATTCTCGCCGGCATTGTCGAGGATGTCTTCTCGATGATGGTCCGCAAGAAGTACGGCCAGGAAGCGAAGTTCGATGTGGTCGTCAACATGGACAAGGGCGACATCGAGATCTTCCTCGAGCGTGAGGTCGTGGAGACCGTCGAGAACTCCGCGACCCAGATCGACCGCGAGACGGCAAAAGAGCTCTCGGGCGAGGACCTGGATGTCGGCGAGGACTATGTAGAGGTCATCCCCCTCGTCTCCTTCGGACGCCGCCTGGTGGTGAGCGCGAAGCAGAACCTCAACCAGCGCATCAAGGAGATCGAGCGCGAGTTGATGTTCAACGAATACAACAACACGGTCGGTGACATCATCGTGGGCGAGATCTATCAGATCCGCCGCAACGAGATCCTGATCAACCACAACCGGAACGAACTGATCCTCCCGAAGGCCGAGCAGATCTTCAAGGAGCGGTACAAGAAGGGTGATACGATCCGCGCGGCCGTCAAGGAAGTGCGGAAGAACAATGGCAATCCGGCCGTCATCGTCTCGCGCGCGGATCCCATGTTCCTCTCGAAGCTGTTCGAGATGGAGATCCCCGAGATCTATGACGGCATCATCGAGATCAAGCGTATCGCCCGCGAGCCGGGTGAGCGTGCGAAGGTGGCCGTGGAATCCCACGACGACCGCATCGACGCTGTCGGCGCGTGCGTCGGGATGAAGGGTGTCCGCATTCATACGATCGTGCGCGAATTGAACAATGAGAACATTGACGTCATCAACTACGCGGAGGTGCCCGAGCTGTTCATCGCGCGTGCACTTGCACCGGCGAAGCTGAAGGGCGTGGAAGTTGACAAGGATGCCCAGACCGCGAACGTGCTCGTGGCCTCGGACCAGGTATCGCTGGCCATCGGACGCAACGGCCAGAACATCCGTCTGGCGAGCAAGCTGACGGGCTATGAGATCAATCTCATCAAGGAGGGCGGCGACGAAGACGATTACGACATCGAGTTGGTGGACTTCAAACCTGAGCTCGGTGCGGAGTTGTACGACAAGCTGATCAATGCCGGCCTTGAAACGGCCAAAGACGTATTGAATGCCACCATGGACTCGCTGCTCGCGATCGAGGGGTTGGACGAGGCGAGGATCAAGGAGATCCGCGACATGATCCGCCGCGATCTCGAAGAGGCCGAGGTGGAGGACGAAGAGGAACAGGTGGAGCCGGGCAAGCCGATCGCCACGGCCACACCCGACGATGTGCCGCCGGGCGGCGTGAGCGCACCGCGCACCGCACCCGCAGCGGGAGCCACCGACCAGGCGCAGCCTGCGCCCGGTGATGGGGGCAAGAACTCGTAA
- the infB gene encoding translation initiation factor IF-2 — protein MAETVEKKKKIYKVATELNISHETLIEFLRKKGHEVKGHMSSVDDDMMRDILIHFKKDKDVAEKHQRKIQEIRESKKRAERKAAEEADGAPRADVPAKDVVEEEAPEMEPAAETPEPEVAPVEDTTPVEEEAVEETVEEPVEAEPEPVAEEEAPEAAVEDEAPVQAADAEEPDAGEPATEPVAEVKPEAPPAKVRSDVRSPLDSLKDRRGKIGLTIKGKMDLAPKKPAPGKAAKGAQPAAATTTAESDDHKKKKVKKKVRDAVPETKAPETEDQDKKKKKKKKLRHKEVNQSEVQEAIRRTFAAMDDTPVSGRTAFKKRKRKEREEEELRKEEEALREQGILRVTEFVSVNDLANLMKVNVSDVIKKCMELGIMVSINQRLDKDTILLVADEFGFQVTFSSGVEEEGEIPEPVDEPETLQPRAPVVTIMGHVDHGKTSLLDYIRSANVVAGEAGGITQHIGAYEVTTASNQKITFLDTPGHAAFTAMRARGAQITDIVVLVVAADDSVMPQTLEAISHAQAAAVPIIIAVNKTDKPDSNPDRIRQQLSEKNILVEEWGGKYQCVELSAKTGKNVDLLLEKIVLESDVLNLKANPDRLASGTIVEAQLDKGKGITATLLVQKGTLKVGDPFIAGIFSGKVRAMYDERGNRVEVAGPSTPVQLTGLDGFPQAGDTFMVVDSDRVAREISLRRQQLKREQDFRQIHLTTLDDISRQIKDGQVKELGVIVKGDVDGSVEALADSLMKIQHKEVKLNVIHSGVGTISESDIILAAASNAVIIGFRVRPNLNARRLAEKEKVDIRTYNIIYDAIDDIHKALEGMLSPEKKEEIVATIDVRDVFKVPKIGLIAGCYVQDGKIARHNRVRLLRDGIQVFEGTISSLKRFKEDAREVEAGFECGIGLDNFNDVKVGDTIEAFKIVESKRKL, from the coding sequence ATGGCCGAGACGGTAGAAAAGAAAAAGAAGATCTACAAGGTTGCGACGGAACTCAACATCTCTCATGAGACGCTGATCGAGTTCCTGCGCAAGAAGGGGCATGAGGTCAAGGGGCACATGTCGTCGGTGGACGATGACATGATGCGCGATATCCTCATCCACTTCAAGAAGGATAAGGACGTCGCAGAGAAGCACCAGCGCAAGATCCAGGAGATCCGCGAGAGCAAGAAGCGTGCGGAGCGCAAGGCGGCCGAAGAGGCCGACGGTGCGCCGCGTGCTGACGTGCCCGCGAAGGACGTCGTGGAGGAGGAGGCCCCCGAGATGGAGCCCGCCGCCGAGACCCCCGAACCCGAGGTCGCGCCCGTCGAAGATACCACTCCGGTGGAGGAAGAGGCGGTCGAAGAAACGGTCGAGGAACCTGTTGAGGCGGAACCCGAACCGGTGGCCGAAGAGGAAGCTCCCGAGGCCGCCGTTGAGGACGAAGCGCCCGTGCAGGCGGCTGACGCCGAGGAGCCCGACGCTGGTGAGCCCGCTACCGAACCGGTGGCAGAAGTGAAACCCGAAGCGCCGCCGGCCAAAGTGCGTTCGGATGTCCGTTCGCCTCTCGATAGCCTGAAGGACCGTCGCGGCAAGATCGGCCTCACGATCAAGGGGAAGATGGATCTTGCGCCGAAGAAGCCGGCGCCCGGCAAGGCAGCGAAGGGGGCGCAGCCAGCGGCTGCGACCACGACCGCCGAATCGGACGATCACAAGAAGAAGAAGGTCAAAAAGAAGGTCCGGGATGCTGTGCCCGAAACCAAGGCACCGGAGACCGAGGACCAGGACAAGAAGAAGAAAAAGAAGAAGAAGCTCCGGCACAAGGAAGTCAATCAGTCGGAAGTGCAGGAGGCTATCCGCCGGACGTTCGCCGCCATGGACGACACGCCGGTCAGCGGACGCACCGCCTTCAAGAAACGCAAGCGTAAGGAGCGTGAAGAGGAAGAGCTGCGTAAGGAAGAGGAAGCCCTGCGCGAGCAAGGCATCCTGCGGGTCACCGAGTTCGTGTCGGTGAACGACCTCGCGAACCTCATGAAGGTGAACGTCTCCGACGTCATCAAGAAGTGCATGGAACTCGGTATCATGGTGTCCATCAACCAGCGCCTCGACAAGGATACGATCCTTCTCGTCGCGGATGAGTTCGGATTCCAGGTGACCTTCTCTTCGGGTGTCGAAGAGGAAGGGGAGATCCCGGAGCCCGTGGATGAGCCCGAGACCCTGCAGCCGCGCGCGCCCGTCGTGACCATCATGGGCCACGTCGATCACGGCAAGACGTCGTTGCTGGACTATATCCGCAGTGCGAACGTCGTCGCCGGTGAAGCCGGCGGTATCACGCAGCACATCGGTGCCTATGAAGTGACGACAGCATCGAATCAGAAGATCACCTTCCTCGATACGCCGGGTCACGCGGCTTTCACGGCCATGCGTGCGCGCGGTGCGCAGATCACCGACATCGTTGTCCTGGTGGTGGCCGCGGATGACAGCGTCATGCCCCAGACACTGGAGGCGATCAGCCACGCGCAGGCCGCCGCCGTGCCGATCATCATCGCGGTCAACAAGACGGACAAGCCGGATTCCAATCCCGACCGCATCCGCCAGCAGCTCTCCGAGAAGAATATCCTCGTTGAGGAGTGGGGCGGGAAGTACCAGTGCGTCGAACTGTCCGCCAAGACGGGAAAGAACGTCGATCTCCTGCTCGAGAAGATCGTTCTCGAATCGGACGTGCTGAATCTCAAGGCAAACCCTGACCGTCTCGCTTCCGGCACCATCGTGGAAGCGCAGCTGGACAAGGGGAAGGGCATCACGGCGACGCTCCTGGTGCAGAAGGGAACCCTCAAGGTCGGCGATCCGTTCATCGCCGGCATCTTCAGCGGCAAAGTGCGCGCCATGTACGACGAGCGCGGCAACCGTGTGGAAGTGGCGGGCCCGTCGACCCCGGTGCAGCTCACCGGTCTGGATGGATTCCCGCAGGCAGGCGATACCTTCATGGTCGTCGACTCCGACCGTGTGGCGCGTGAGATCTCCTTGCGCCGGCAGCAGCTCAAGCGCGAGCAGGATTTCCGTCAGATCCATCTCACGACGCTGGACGATATCTCGCGCCAGATCAAGGATGGACAGGTGAAGGAGCTGGGCGTCATCGTGAAGGGCGACGTGGACGGGTCGGTGGAAGCGCTCGCCGATTCGCTCATGAAGATCCAGCACAAGGAAGTGAAGCTGAACGTCATCCACAGCGGCGTCGGGACGATCTCCGAATCGGATATCATCCTTGCCGCCGCGTCGAATGCCGTCATCATCGGCTTCCGTGTCCGCCCGAACCTCAACGCCCGCCGTCTGGCCGAGAAGGAAAAGGTCGACATCCGGACGTACAACATCATCTACGACGCCATCGACGATATCCACAAGGCGCTCGAAGGGATGCTCTCGCCCGAGAAAAAGGAAGAGATCGTCGCCACGATCGATGTGCGCGATGTTTTCAAAGTACCGAAGATCGGCCTCATCGCCGGGTGCTACGTGCAGGATGGCAAGATCGCGCGGCACAACCGCGTGCGCCTGTTGCGCGACGGCATCCAGGTGTTCGAGGGGACGATCAGTTCGCTCAAGCGGTTCAAGGAAGACGCCCGCGAAGTGGAAGCCGGCTTCG